From candidate division TA06 bacterium:
CGCTGGTCGGGGGTTCAAGTCCCTTCGGTGGCTCCAGGCTTTCATTAGAAGCTAAGAGGCTGTGAAGTTGAGAAAATTGGAGCAGGTTATCTCAACTTTAGAACGTCGCAACTTCTTATATTCTTCAAATATTTATCGCGTGCCTTAAACGTGGTGAGGTTCCCGAGTGGTCAAAGGGAACAGACTGTAAATCTGTCGGCGAAGCCTTCGGAGGTTCAAATCCTCCCCTCACCACCACTTTCGGCAATGAACAGTGAACAATGAACAGTGAACAATGAACAATTCGTGTTCTATGTACGTTGTTCTCTTTTTATTGGTGGAATTGATAATTGATTTTTGTTAATTGGTAATTGAGGTGCGGGTGTAGCACAACGGTTAGTGCTCCTGCCTTCCAAGCAGGATACGACGGTTCGATTCCGTTCACCCGCTCCATTATTTTCACCAGGCGTTTTGGTGACCCGGACGAAAGGGTTATCGGGGCGCCTTTATCGTTATACAGTTTGATAAAATACTGCTTTAAATAAAAATATGGCTTTTATTTGATTGCAAAACTTTATTTGCCGTGATAAAATGGATGGTTTAGTATGCATAACTCTAACTTAGATAAAATATTGCCTCTGGTGCAGAGGCCGGGGCGTTATACCGATAACGAGCTGAATTCTATTCATAAAAACTGGGACCAGGCGCAGGTAAAAATTGCCCTGACTTATCCCGATCTTTACGAGATTGGCATGTCGGGATTGGGACTGGCCATTCTATATTCGGTGGTCAACCGTCTTCCGCAGGCCCTGGCCGATCGCAGTTATCTGCCCTGGCCGGATATGGAAGAGGCCATGCGCAGGAATGGGATACCGCTGTTCGGGTGGGAGACCAGGCGCGAACTCCGGGAATTCGATATTCTGGGCATCACCCTGCAGACCGAGCTCTGTTATGCCGGAGCGCTGAACCTGCTGGACCTGGCCGGCCTGCCGCTATACTCAGATCAGAGGAACGAGGGCCATCCCCTGGTGATCGGAGGCGGCTCCTGCTGCGCCAACCCGGCTCCGCTTTCGAAATTCTTCGACGCCTTTGTGATCGGCGACGGCGAGGAGGCAATCGTCGAGATTTGCGAATCTCTCCGAAATTCGAAATCCGAAACTCGAAATACGAAATTGCAGCGGTTAGCAACAATATCGGGGGTTTACGTTCCTGTTATACATGATAAGAACAAAGCCAAGATAAAAGCCCGGCATGTCAGTGAACTTAAATACGAGTATGCCGCCCACCCGCCGCTGGTGCCCCTGGTGGAGGTTACCCACGACCGGCTGATGGTGGAGATTGCCCGGGGCTGCACCCGGGGCTGCCGTTTCTGCCAGGCCGGGATGGTCTACCGTCCCCGATTAGTGCGGCCTGCAGAAGACGTGGTCAAGCTGGCCAAGGACGGCATCGCCCAAAGCGGCTGGGACGAGGTCTCGCTGCTTTCGCTCTCCTCCGGGGATTATCCCGACCTTTTGGGACTGCTGCAGAAACTGAACGGGTGTTTTTCCGTCTCCAAAGTGGCCATCTCCCTGCCGTCTCTAAGGCTTGATTCCTTTGACGGAGAGATGATCAAAGCCCTGAAAAAAGTGAAGAAGACCGGCCTGACATTCGCCCCCGAGGCCGGCAGCCAGCGCTTGAGGGATGTGATCAACAAGGGGATCAGCAAGGACGAGCTGTTGCGGGTGATAGCCCTGGCCAAAAAAGAGGGCTGGATGCAGGTCAAACTGTATTTCATGATCGGCCTGCCCACCGAGACTGAAGAGGATCTCAAGGAACTGTGCGACCTCTGCCATCAGGCCTCACGGCTGGGGGTCAACCTGAAGGTTTCGGTCTCGCCCTTCGTACCCAAGTCCCAGACCCCGTTCCAGTGGGAGGCCCAGGACAACTGGGAAACGTTGCAACAAAAGATCGATTTTTTGTCCCGGGGTTTAAAGTCCCATAAGATCCAAATGAAATGGCACGACCTGCGATCTTCAAAATTGGAAGGGCTTCTCTCCCGCGGCGACAGCAGCCTGGCACCCTTGATAGAGAAGGCCTGGCACAAGGGGGCCAGGCTGGACCAGTGGAGCGAGCATTTTGTTTGGGGGTGCTGGGAAGAGGCGATGCGGGAGCTGGGCCTCGATCTGAATGACTTGTGCCGGGCCAGGGACGCCGATGAAGTTTTGCCCTGGGACAATATTGATTACGGGGTTTCCAAGAAATTCCTGCTGCAAGAAAAGCAGAAGGCCTATGAAGCAAAGATCACCGGGGACTGCCGGGAACTTGGATGCCAGGGCTGCGGGGCGGACTGCGGGATTCAGGGAACGGGTAACAATGAACAATTAACAAAGAACAAAGAACAGATAACGGTAAACGGCAAAAAGGAAACTGTAAACAGTAGGCAAGTTGCCGATGGTTTCGGGCGCAGCGCCAGGAAGATGGCCGGGCCGGCCCCGCTGGCCAGGACCAAATTCCGCCTGCGCTATGCCAAGGGTCCGGAACTTCGTTTCATATCACACCTGGACCTGATGCGGGCCTGGCTGCGGGCCATCAGCCGGGCGGAACTGCCGGTGGCATTCTCCCAGGGTTTTTCCCCCCATCCCAAGCTGGCCTTCGGCCCGCCGCTGGCTCTGGGGCTGACCAGCAGCGCCGACTATATGGACATCCAGCTGGACCGGCCTATGTCCGAGGACATAGGCCTGCTGATAAACATGCATTTGCCGCCGGGGTTAAAAGTTTTGGAGTCCAAGCCCATTTTCGGCAAGGCCAAATCCATCACCGAGCTGTGCGATGCCGCTGAATACAGGGTGGTGAGCGCTACAGTTTTTGATCCCCAGGCCGCGGTTCAAAAGGCCAGGGGAAAACTCAGCGACAAAAAACCCTGGCCGGTGAACATTTTGCGCAAGGACCAGCACAAGGAACTGGACCTGGCCCCGCAGATCCTGGATGTTTCGGCCGAGGCCAGTTCCCTGACCATCAAAATGCGGTTAGTCGAGGGCGGGGTCAAATTGAACGAAACGCTGGCGGCCATGCTGGAACTGCCGGAGGGGAAGATCAAACAGCTGCTGATCGAGCGGGTGGGGATGTATCATATCACACCCAAAGAAATGCTAAGCCCCATGCGTTTTATGTAGGGGAACTTTTAACCACAAAAAGCACCGAAAGCGCAAAACTCAAAAACTATATTTGATCGTTGTGCCCTTTGACACTGCTCAGGGCAGGGCAGGCATTATGTGGCCAATATTTGAATGAAGAACAAATTGCGGAACATCAAACTTCTTCTTGAATACGACGGAACGGCCTTTGCCGGGTGGCAGGTCCAACCGGAACAGCGCACGGTGCAGGGTGTTTTGGAGCCGGCCTTGTCCCGGATGACCGGGGAAAAAGTCTCGCTGTTAGGCTCGGGCCGGACTGATGCCGGAGTCCATGCTTCGGGACAGGTGGCCAATTTCAGGACGGAAACGGACATTCCCTTAAAAGCCTTTTGCCTGGGCCTGAACGCCATTATCCCCGACGACGTGGCAGTGCTTAAGACCGAAGAGGCCGATCCCGGGTTCAACTCCAGGTTCGACGCCCGTTCCCGTTCCTACCGTTACCAGATAATCACCCGGCGCTCGCCGCTTAATGAGCGTTTTGCCTGGGCCATTACTTATCCCATTGATCAAAATATTTTGCCGGGCTTGTGTCAGATAATTTTGGGGAGGCATGATTTTACTTCGTTTGCCTCGGCCCAGGCCGAGGTCAATAATTTCCTGGTCGAGGTTACCATGGCCGAGTGGACCCTGTCCGAGGGCTCTCTGGTCTTCCAGATCGAGGCCAACCGTTTTTTGCATAACATGGTTAGGATCATAGTGGGAAGCATGATAGACGCGGCCCGGGGGCATCTTAAGCCCGAGGATCTGAAGAAGATACTGGAAGCAAAGGACCGGACCCTGGCCGGCAAGACCGCTCCGGCCTGCGGGTTGTGCCTGGTGAAGGTGGAATATTAAAAAAACGGAGTAATCCGGGAACCATAATGGGACGAGGATATCCGCAGATTATTTATCAGACAACCCAATTTAAAAAATATTAAGAATATTTAAAGCCAGTACATAGATAAATGATAGAGATCCGCGATTTACATAAATTCTATGGGCATAAAAAGGTCCTGGACGGGGTGGAGCTGGACATCAAGACCGGCGAGACCATGGTGATCATGGGCCGCTCCGGCTGCGGCAAAAGCGTGCTGTTGCGCCACCTCATCGGCCTGGCCCGTCCCGACCGGGGCTCGATAGCCATTGACGGTACCGAGATCAGCCGGATAAAAAAGGCGGAACTGTACTCACTGCGCCGGCGGTTCGGCATGCTTTTCCAGGGATCGGCCCTGTTTGACTCCATGACCGTGGCCCAGAACGTGGGGCTGGGGCTTAAAGAACACAGTTCATTGACCGACGGCCAGATCGCCGGGACCGTGGTCCAAAAGCTGGCCCTGGTGGACATGTCCGGCACCGAGAACCTAATGCCTTCCGAGCTTTCCGGCGGGATGAAAAAAAGGGTGGGACTGGCCCGGGCTTTGGCCATGGATCCCGCTTACATCCTGTACGACGAGCCCACCACGGGATTGGACCCCATCACCGCCGACCGGATCAACGACCTGATGATGACTCTCTCCCAAAAACTTTCCCTGACTTCCATCGCCGTCACCCACGACCTGGTCAGCGCCAACAAGATCGCCGACCGGATAGCCATGCTTCACCAGGGGCAGATCATCTTCTGCGGCACCCCGGAGCAGATCAAAAAAATGCCCGATGAACACATCCAGCAGTTCATCAAGGGCAAGGCCGACCGAGAGGTTATTTAGCCTGTCGCACACAAAAGCACTCACAAAAGCAAAAGCACTCATATAGTTGACTTATAAAATCATTTTTGTTATAATAAATCGTTTATGGTGGGGTCGTAGTTCAGTTTGGTTTAGAACGCCGGCCTGTCACGTCGGAGGTCGCGGGTTCGAACCCCGTCGGCCCCGCCATAAACAAAGCTCTGTAACACCGGTAGTTAGGCGAAATAAACCGTTAATGAAAGGAGATGCACGCTGGACGAAAAGAGATATGGCAATCAAAAGTGTTTCACCACGAAAACAGGAGGAAGTCTGATGGTAAGGTTGTTATCGGTTGTTCTTTCCACGATGCTTATCGGGGCAATGTTTTACAATCCGGTTGCCGCACAAACGCCTGTGAAAAAATACGACATAAAATCAGGCGTTGTGACATGCGAGTCGATCATGAAAGTGTCAGGTATGCAGATCAAGGAGAAGATTGTGGTTTCCTTCGATGATTTTGGAATCAAGGAATGCAAAGAAACCTTCTCCGGCAACACGCTGAGAGAAACCTATCTGAGCGATGGGAAGGACCTCTATCTGGTAAAGCCCGATGACAAGACTGCTTACAAGCGGGGTACTGCATCCCGCGGGACGGAGCTG
This genomic window contains:
- the truA gene encoding tRNA pseudouridine(38-40) synthase TruA; protein product: MKNKLRNIKLLLEYDGTAFAGWQVQPEQRTVQGVLEPALSRMTGEKVSLLGSGRTDAGVHASGQVANFRTETDIPLKAFCLGLNAIIPDDVAVLKTEEADPGFNSRFDARSRSYRYQIITRRSPLNERFAWAITYPIDQNILPGLCQIILGRHDFTSFASAQAEVNNFLVEVTMAEWTLSEGSLVFQIEANRFLHNMVRIIVGSMIDAARGHLKPEDLKKILEAKDRTLAGKTAPACGLCLVKVEY
- a CDS encoding TIGR03960 family B12-binding radical SAM protein — translated: MHNSNLDKILPLVQRPGRYTDNELNSIHKNWDQAQVKIALTYPDLYEIGMSGLGLAILYSVVNRLPQALADRSYLPWPDMEEAMRRNGIPLFGWETRRELREFDILGITLQTELCYAGALNLLDLAGLPLYSDQRNEGHPLVIGGGSCCANPAPLSKFFDAFVIGDGEEAIVEICESLRNSKSETRNTKLQRLATISGVYVPVIHDKNKAKIKARHVSELKYEYAAHPPLVPLVEVTHDRLMVEIARGCTRGCRFCQAGMVYRPRLVRPAEDVVKLAKDGIAQSGWDEVSLLSLSSGDYPDLLGLLQKLNGCFSVSKVAISLPSLRLDSFDGEMIKALKKVKKTGLTFAPEAGSQRLRDVINKGISKDELLRVIALAKKEGWMQVKLYFMIGLPTETEEDLKELCDLCHQASRLGVNLKVSVSPFVPKSQTPFQWEAQDNWETLQQKIDFLSRGLKSHKIQMKWHDLRSSKLEGLLSRGDSSLAPLIEKAWHKGARLDQWSEHFVWGCWEEAMRELGLDLNDLCRARDADEVLPWDNIDYGVSKKFLLQEKQKAYEAKITGDCRELGCQGCGADCGIQGTGNNEQLTKNKEQITVNGKKETVNSRQVADGFGRSARKMAGPAPLARTKFRLRYAKGPELRFISHLDLMRAWLRAISRAELPVAFSQGFSPHPKLAFGPPLALGLTSSADYMDIQLDRPMSEDIGLLINMHLPPGLKVLESKPIFGKAKSITELCDAAEYRVVSATVFDPQAAVQKARGKLSDKKPWPVNILRKDQHKELDLAPQILDVSAEASSLTIKMRLVEGGVKLNETLAAMLELPEGKIKQLLIERVGMYHITPKEMLSPMRFM
- a CDS encoding ABC transporter ATP-binding protein, translated to MIEIRDLHKFYGHKKVLDGVELDIKTGETMVIMGRSGCGKSVLLRHLIGLARPDRGSIAIDGTEISRIKKAELYSLRRRFGMLFQGSALFDSMTVAQNVGLGLKEHSSLTDGQIAGTVVQKLALVDMSGTENLMPSELSGGMKKRVGLARALAMDPAYILYDEPTTGLDPITADRINDLMMTLSQKLSLTSIAVTHDLVSANKIADRIAMLHQGQIIFCGTPEQIKKMPDEHIQQFIKGKADREVI